Below is a genomic region from Mesotoga infera.
CATCTTTCTGTAAAAGGATTTTGCATAGTTAGTCTTTATAATCTTAGGAATCGCGTTGACACCAAATAGGAACTCTTCTGGAACATACTCATGAAAATCGGTAATAATTGGGACTTTCATTTTCCAGAACCTCTTGTAGATTTGTAACGGAATTACTGTCGCAAAATGATGTATGTAAACCAACTCAGGTCTCAAAGAAGAGGCAACTTCTATCATCTTTGCTTCATGAGTTCTCCTTGAGATGAGTTCTCTGACAATGCTATGTTTGTTAATATGATGCAGAACCGGATGAAATGTCACATCCCCTTCGGTATGGTATTCGGACTCGTCTTCGGACCAGTATATGTAATCAACGTCTCCAGCAGACGATAAAGCTTCTACTGTTCTCATCACGCGCTTATCTTTCTTCGGGTGGAGAAAGGCGATAACCAGAATACTCATGTGCGTCTCCTATTTCTAAGCAACTTCTTAACAAATCCAGTCGAAACTAAGCTTTCCAGAAGTAAAACATAAGGAATTCTAGCAAAATAGTCACAAGCATTCCCACAAAACACAGGCATCGTTCGCTTAATTCTCTTACTTCTGAAGAATTCACAGTATCTTTTCAGATTGCTCGTCAAAGAAGGATCTAGTTCTGAGTTCCTGTTTTCCGAATCTCCTTGCAGATACATGGAATCAGGACTTGATCCCATCATTCTAGGTGAAACTGAACTGTCATTTTCTTTGTCTAGTTCAATTATAAGACCACTATTAGATCTTCCTGAATGGTACGAAGTAACTTCATTCTTGGGCATAAACGTATTTCCTATGCTGAAATATACATTCTTCATAGCCGGCTGAATTGTATGTGAATGATGTCCGACAATCAAGTTAGCGCCCGCTGAGACTATTCTATTTGCTGCTGCCATTTGCCACGGAGTGGGTAATACTTCAAAGTCTACTCCCCAATGAGGGTAGACAATCAGATACTCCACTTCAGATTTGAGTTTGCTCACCTGCTTTATTATCTTTTTCAGAGAAATCCAACAAAGGTTGAGAACCCTGGACTTTGCACCGGTGAACCTCCAAGCAAAAGCAAGTACTCCAATCTTTTTTCCTGAATTCTCAAAAATAACATATGGTCTTTCTCTGGTTCCAAACGAAGTTATTCCTACATTTTGAAGAGCTTCTTCAGTCCTTCTGAAACCCTTCTTGCCTCCATCAAGTGAATGATTATTCGCCAAGCTGACGAATCTAATATTTAACAACTCACGCATTTTCTTAATAGAGTCTTCAGTCATGCCAAGGGTGTTATTTCCTGGCTCATCATCAACGTAACCTTCCAGGTTTGCAATGACGACTTCTTTCAGAAGAAGCTCTTTCAGTTCTGGATCAACCTTCGGTACCTTTTGAAAGTTGATATCACTCAAAAGGGCTATTCCGTTTCTCAACACTGCTCGCCTCGAAGATCTTGACTCAAAATAAGCAGTATGAGAATCTCTGACAGAAAGCAATTGGGATCATAACCTTTCTTTCCAAGTCTGTTCTCAACCAAATTCTTCAGTTTTGAAGAAGCCTCTGGATATTTCAGAATGAAACGCTGCAAAACTTTTTCACCTACCAAATCCATTCCCCAAGGATTGTGATATCTGCGCTTCATGTAAAACTCTTTTGCTCTCATCATAAGCTCAGCAGATGCAAATAATGACGCGAGGTTCATCATGAAGCTCTTTCTCTTTTTCTCGCTCTCTTTGCTTCTTGCATCGAATGAGACTCCCATCGGTTCAAAAAACTCATGCACGACAAATCTATCATAAAACTGTTTATTCACTTTCTGCGCTAGAGGAACAGTGAACCAGAAATTGACAAATCTATTGTCCCAAAACGGAAGCCACCACTTATGTCCGAAATACTCGTATAATCTGATGGAATTTACTATGAACTTAGACTGTCTTTCAAACCAGTTCCAGATTTCGAAGGCCATGTATGGTTCAGATACGTAAGCAACGATTTCCTTAAGTTCGTCATGCACATGTTGTTTAGCCTCAGGAGGAACTGGGGACTTTCTAAGAGTGAAATGCTTCGCAATAGTTGCGCCAACAAGCGAATTGAAATCTCGAGATCTATTTGACAACAACACCAAAGGGGTAATGTGAGAACCAGCAGAGAAGTCAGCAGAGTGTCCAGGTACAAATACCAGTTTCTCTCCAGGAAAGGATTTTTCTAGCCTCTTCATTAGAAGGTATTCCTGTACATGCGGGGTTGAAGAAAATCCATGAGAAGATAAATAGTAATGTTCGAATTCTTCAGAAGTCATCTCATCCAGCATTTCTTCGAAGTTATATTCAACATAATACCATTCATAGCCTAGTCGGGCAGCAACTTCTCTACTTGGGCTAG
It encodes:
- a CDS encoding asparagine synthetase B family protein; translation: MYTLSLQDDRWLKRLCGGAEVYSPAGSAIQPDSIKDFEKQGITYVSKSDEGLVVYSGSVRQVPLYIDKKGRQVTDKPCLEAHDLLKDSIIDLLSFGYVTGRSTLLDSVMQFRAGEQIVIKDDSETIIDILESIHRPDKAFTYDEFSKRLLTVLRDVFKESNSISADQRIVLPLSGGYDSRLIACLLRDAGIDNVICVNYGAKGAGEVESSPSREVAARLGYEWYYVEYNFEEMLDEMTSEEFEHYYLSSHGFSSTPHVQEYLLMKRLEKSFPGEKLVFVPGHSADFSAGSHITPLVLLSNRSRDFNSLVGATIAKHFTLRKSPVPPEAKQHVHDELKEIVAYVSEPYMAFEIWNWFERQSKFIVNSIRLYEYFGHKWWLPFWDNRFVNFWFTVPLAQKVNKQFYDRFVVHEFFEPMGVSFDARSKESEKKRKSFMMNLASLFASAELMMRAKEFYMKRRYHNPWGMDLVGEKVLQRFILKYPEASSKLKNLVENRLGKKGYDPNCFLSEILILLILSQDLRGEQC